DNA from Thunnus maccoyii chromosome 5, fThuMac1.1, whole genome shotgun sequence:
tgaggaaaacaaTTGATATGCATAGTTCTTCCGGTTTCTGACTGTGTTGTGGGGAAGCTTACGGGGAATCCGCTGCAGCACCCGGGCAACAGCGGACCCCCTCAGGACCCTACaaaggagaggaagaatcatgaagaaacaggaagagagaaatagggtgggggggaggggcgCAGAATACGAGAGCGGAAGAAGCAGAGAGGGTTAGGTGGTATTTATAGGAATGCCGGAAGTGGCGTAgttgaggtgtggtcctgctcctgaaacttcGCTGAATAGCTTCAATTATTGGGGTTTTTAGGGGGGGTTTTGTAGACTTCACACAGAATTtatcaattcaatcaatcaatttatcaTTGTACTTGAGAAGATTTCCTGTTGAATCCATCAATTGTAAAATAGACCAAATACCCAATCACAGTAGCataaagattttcttttaaacaagATACATCTGTTATTCCAGATTGGAAAGCTGTGTGTCTCCAGTATAAAAGGACCTCCTGATGAAATTTAGACAGCTTAATGGGTAGTTTAGCAATACAGAAATCGCATCTTAACAGAAAATCACCACACTTATCAAATATTTTAGAAGAAATATTAAACCAGAATCCATCATTATTTTGTATGAATTGTTGTAACCATTTTAGTTTTATCATTCCATTCATTGCCTCATGGTGGATCACATTTAAACCCCTTTCTGCTAACGATTTTACCACATCCCCTTCTCTAAGGTCGTATGAAcattttctatgtattttttgtatgtgCTTTAATCCcctctgtgcatgtgttgtggatctctctccccctctctctggtGATCCTGCTGTGGTGCCTGTGTGTGATGGGCTGCAAGTGAGCTCGGCTGATTGTCAGATTGAATGGTTGTGAGTGTGTAGGTTGTTCcagggagctgattggttcCAGCCTCCAAACTTGCAGTTTAAAGTTCGGCTTCCCCCCAGCTCCTGCAGGCTCTGTTAACCCACCCTGAAGCTAAATGATTTTAAAGTAAACCTTTAAGGGGCTGCAAATCCTCTGTGGCTGGTGGTTCTTTAGAACTGAAAAGAGGGGAATCTCATCTTTCATGGTGCACCAGCTCACCTGATGAGCAGTGTCTACTAGCCTATCTTATCCATCTTCTGTGCCCATTGCGGTGCAATCTTCTTGAATAGGTTAATCACTGCCTCCCTCGTGTTTTCATTTACTGCTTCTTTCATGCCTTTTACCCTCAGATTCCACTGCCTGCTGTACCTTTCATGTTCACCCGATCTTTCTTTAAGGCCATTGTTTTCTTTATCCAGAAATGCCACTTTTTTTCTAAAGCAGTTGCTTTGCTTTTGCATTCTTTCAGTTCCACTGTATTGAATCCCAGTGCTGTACTCATTGCTTCCACTCAGTCTGTCACGTTGCCAGCAACCCCGATCAGGCAGCTTCTTAGATCAGGCAGCGACAATGCCATTAGAAGTGCCAGGACTTCTCTATAACTGTTGATGTTATAGCAGTTTTGTAACAACCTGCTAATGTACTTTTTTGTTTCTACATGAGAAAACGCAGTGGTCAGAACATTAAAGCCAATTTGGGGACTGGATTGTGATCAAAGGTGATTCCAATGTGCATATTATTCACTATATAGAAATCAAATTGTTAGATATGGAAAAAGAATAAGCTGGATAAATGGACCTTGAAAGACTTTCCATCTTTGTTATATAAATGCGACCAAAAAGAGAAAGATCTCTATTTAACCATATGTCTAACCTTGATTTACATTCCTCCATTTTGTTCCATATATACAAAGTTTCACTTAATTTAGTGTCCTTTGTAACATGCATACCTAAGTATTTGACCGCAGTTTTAATGGAGATACCATATGTGGCCACAAGATGGCAGTTATGTATTGAAAATAATTCACACTTTTTCAAGTTCTGTTGTAAACCAGATGCTTTGGAAAATAAATCTATGATCTGAATAGCCTTTGGAACCTGcttaacatttcaaaaacaaagttgtgtCATCTGCCAGCTGATTTATGACTATTAGGTTCTCAGAGACACTCAAATGCTTAATATCTGAATATTCGATCAGAATTGAGAGCATTTCCGCTGCAACTAAGAAGAGTAGTGGTGAAATTGGGCAGCCTTGTTTTAAACCTCTGTTAATTGTAAAACAAGGGGAAGTACCACCTGATAAAGATATTGAGCTATTAGTGTCATGATAAAAGCATTTGATTACATTCATGAATTCTCTCCAAAACCACAGAGTTACAATGCCTCAAAAAAGCtttgtaatgtaaataaaaaaataataataaatccatcatcatcatcatcatcatcatcatttgtaTGATCACTATATTCAAGCAAATCTAGGACTAGGCGCACATTGTTATGTATTGATCTACTTCTCATAAATCTTGACTGGGTGTCATTATTTGTGAGAAAGCCCTTCTTTGAgacaatttgaaaatgtgtgtgttagaagTCTGTAATCAATTTTGAGGAGTGTTATTAGGTGCCAATTATCCAATATTTTGGGATCTTTACCTGGTTTTGGAATGAGAACTATTATACCTTGCCTCATAGTCTGTGGAAGTGGTACATTTTCTATAGTTTCTTTtagtttttcaaataaaatacttttatatGTTCCCAAAAATAGTATTAATAATGATAGGAATAGTAATTGTAAGTAATATTAAACATTAGCTGTGATCTGGGTGAGGAGCACAATCAGGGGTCAAGCACTGCAGTGCTTTCTCTAGATCCTCATGTCAGATCTCTGCCTCACAGTCGTTTCTGAAATCCTCTTTTACTTGAGGAATGAAGTCTTTGATTCTGTCAAAGAAGATTTGTGCTGTATCGGGTGAGAAATCAGAAGAATATAAATTACTACAAAGGAATAAGTTTCATTGGCTATGGAAGTTTCCTATTCTAAATTTCAAAAATTCCCAATATGGAGATATAAGAAGAAAGGCTGTTATCTTCAAAAACTTCAGTAATAATGTCTTTAACCTCCTGACAGTAGATCTCAGAATGTAACAGGCTAGCCTTAAACTTCAAATAACCTTTATTTCACTTGTAAGCATTAGTGGGTTTCAAAGTTAAACTAATAAAACAGTGGTTGGATAAGGGAGCAGTAGATATAGAACAGTCAGTAACAAATTGTTTTATACAGTcagaaattaatcaaaaatcaaTTCTAGACCTAATtaagaatgaaaaaagtagtgaaatcctactactgtaGTGTGTTTCATGATTTGTTGACGTTGCCTCCCAGGCTGCTGGAAGTCCAGTGCAGCCCCAAaacataaatatagacctggaaatgtgcagaatatatCCCCTTTAAGTGTTTTAAAGTTCTTTTTATCCTCCAGTATGGCTTGATTTTGGATTTGGAAATCACCTTGCAGGAAGCCAAAATTATGTTTGAGCCTTTACCTTATGTATGTGATTCATGTTATTGCTCTGTAGTGCAAACAAAATGGCATTATTAAAGCTTTGCAGTATAGAAAAATATAGTATGTGCTCCTTAGCTTAGAATATGAACAGCCTGACTATCAGGTTTTAGCACTTTGCTGTTGGAgtgtgctgtacaaataaacttgccttgtcTCGCCTTTGAAAATGACAGATGACAGAACCCCCTCCATGAAAAAACACTTTGGCGGCCAGTGGAGCACGAGGGACAGTTGGAGGGCGTGTCGTGCTATCCGGGAACACCTGTGGTGTAATATCAGCTGAGTCACGCATTAGTTGGAAGGTCATACTGTATTAAGCGCAGCACTATTTCGATCAAAGTTACTAATACTGAAAGCTTCACAGGAGGCGGAACTTTGTTTGTCCCATGGGTCTGTCCTCTTCTTTTTTGTCGAACCAAACTGTGTCGCAACCCACACAGAGAGGATCAACCATCATGAAGCTCCGCACAAAGCAAACTTTCCTTTTTCTAGcgtctgttttatttctctgtgttgcTGCAGACCTACATGGTGAGTAGGAGAAATATTTCTGGGATCCGGTACATCTTGCATGCACTGCTTCGACGCGCGCAGATTTACTTTAAACTATCTTCTAGATATCTTGTTTAAATGTATATCTTACTTACCTGTTAATTTTGACGAGTGGTAGTGAAGCAGAATCCATAtcttgtttaaatatttaaatatctcTAGGACTCAATCCGTTGTTAACTTGATTTGCTTCCTTACTTATTCGCATTTCCTTGCGCTTTAACCGAGATTACTGAACTTTGACCTACATTGCGGCAATGTTTATAATTGTGTCCAAAGGCAAGCCTATCCCAGATCCCAGGCGCAATGCGAGTTTTAATTATTTAGGCTAATCTTTTCTTTTGCTGGCTTCATTCTGATGCAAGATAATCAGAATATGGTAATGATTTTGGGTGTACTAACAAATATACTCAGAGGTTGTGGTGTAGCCTATTGGGGGCAAGCtcagacaaaaatgtcaacacacTCATAATCTTATGTCACAGTCATCCTCTGCATTCACTGGCCCCTTTGCAACCTGACCCGCAGAACCAGCTTGAATGAGTGAACAGGCTTGTGTTTCACCACAATTTAACTTGATCCACCAAACAGTCTGCATCAATAATGTATTGAGTACAAAAAGCTGAAGCATTTTCATTGATATTTTTTGATCATTCTATCAAATTCCTCTTCCAATAGCGAAAGATTAATTGGAAAAGAGATGGGTtccatcacaatttctcagagcccaatgtgccatcttcaaattgcttttttttttgtcttaccaacagaccaaaacctcaaaatattAAGTTTCCAGTCGTAAAAACTGAGAGAAGCAGCAATTTCTCACActtgagaggctggaaccagcaaatgtttagattttttccttgataaattacttaaacaattaaacttttattgtttttattgttgattttatttatgtctataactaatcaattgattaattgtttcagcactaatgAGTACTTTAGTTAGTTATACCAACAGCACAGCAAACATTGAAGACTGTACAATTATGTCTTTAACATGAATTGACTTGGCTGAATCCAAATGGAAAGCTGTTGTATTATCACCACTTTCCACTTGTCAGTTGCACACAGGCAATAAACTGGCATTAGCCTCTTTCTGTGTAAGCAACACAACAACTAGAGGTTCCATATTTGGAAGGATTAAGCTTGTATCTGTTACTTAGCTCTAATAGTTATGTTTCCGCAGAATCGTTTTACAATGACTCCACTGTATTGATaaacatgtgttgtttttgctatATTATGATTGTCCTCATATCCTGACAGCACCTGAAGTCCACACAAAGCTTGGGAGCCTGAGAGGTGAGTATGTGAGTGTAAAGGGGAAAGAGACTGGGGTCCATGCCTACCTGGGTGTCCCATTTGCCAAGCCACCCGTAGGCCCTGCTCTGAGACTGGCTGCACCTCAGCCTGTAGAGGGATGGGAAGGAGTGAGAGACGCCACCCAGCAGCCACCCATGTAAGACATCCATGTGCTCCACTTGTTGGATACTGTACTTGGAAGTATTGTCCTATTTTGTATACataagtgtttctttttttcaggtgTATTCAACATAAGCAGTTTACTATAGATCTGCTTGATAAACTCCTAGGCATGTCAGTAGTTCTCCCAGATATTTCAGAAGACTGCCTTTACCTCAACATTTACACTCCTGCAAACAAAGCTCATGATGGCAAGCTCCCAGTAAGAACCCTTTGTTGCAAATTAAGAGTCcataatatcaatataaataataatttctatGTTTACTATCAGGCTGCATTAGGGTAATCTATAACAACAACTTATTACTTGTCAGTAATTCTCACaatcaatttaacatttttatcttgAGTCTCATCAATTTAATGTAGTTTGATTGAAATTATTACAAGATCGGCTTagtaataataaagtaaaaatgtcctTTATGCTTTGTGGAAAATAAGGTCTTTCTTTATCTGACCAGGTCATGGTTTGGATCCACGGTGGAGGGTTTGGTATAGGATCAGCTTCAATATATGATGGCTCGGCCTTGGCTGCTTACCAGGATGTGGTTGTGGTTCTGATCCAATACCGCTTGGGACTTTTGGGCTTTCTTAGGTAAAAAGACTCGAGTTTCTGAGCACAGTTAGAATAAACATAGTATGATTATGTAGACTATAACTGTATTGTCTATCCAGCACGGGAGATGAGCACATATCAGGGAACTTTGGCCTGCTGGACCAGGTAGAAGCCCTGAGGTGGATCCAGCAGCACATTCACAACTTTGGAGGAGACCCTACTTCAGTTACCATATTTGGGGAGTCTGCAGGTGGAGTGAGCGTGTCCCTCCTGGTAAGGATGAAACTGCagataaaatattacaattatttcACTGCAAAGTTACCACTGTCCACTGAACCTTTCATATTGTCTGTTGCTTGAATTAACAGCTTCTCTCACCATTGTCTGATGGCCTGTTCCACCAAGCCATTGCTGAGAGTGGCACTGCTGCAATGGATTTAATCATGATAAATGATCCTCTACCAATAACACAGGTTAATCATCTGATTGGTTATTTTTCTGTGCAAACATTCTTCACAGTACAGTATTGAGAATGTCACAACATCTTTCTTTCCTTGAGATGAATCCCTGATATCTGTCCTCAGGTGGTAGCGAATATATCTGGATGTAGCATCGAAAGCACAGAGAAGATTGCTGATTGTTTGAGAAACCTCGATATTGATACAATTGTGACTATTGGGCAGGtgagatactgtatgtaaaaccGATATATGCTGATGGGGAATTAGTTGAACACAAGCCTATAATACTTTCTGCAAGACCTCTATGAAATGTTCACTTTCATGTGGCTGTTTTGTCCTCATCTCAACTTTTTCCTCTCAAGGACCACACACTAAGATTTTCTGTGACTGTTGATGGACACTTCCTGACAAAACCTGTGGATGAGCTGTTCCATAAACATGAACTTCTCACTGTACCGTTCATGACTGGTGTTAATAATGATGAAGCGGGTTGGTTACTTGCTGAAGTAAGTGTGAATGCTGAAGTTTTTGCTGACATTTGTGTGACTTAAAGgttcagtgtgtagaatttagtggcatctaatggaacagacttggcagaaatgttatgtaatgttcataagtatgttttaattagtgtagaatcatctgaaaataagaatcattgtgttttcgttaccttagaataaGCCCTTTATTTTTACAGAGGAAGCGgttcctcttccacagagcctgccatgttaCACTGCCATCTttctactaggggtgtgcccgaatctGAATACATTATTCACAAAAGCACaattagtgggttttttacaaatatttttttcatacaaatattttaaaaatgatttgttttcgggaagaaaaaaaacatgtcaaataccagcgtgaaggtcggttacatcacaatctcagtctctctcctctgctcactGTTAGATCTATCAGCAAGTCTCAGCTAGGCGAGTCATATCCACCTactacatgacgcacatttcctaatttggacatcactcctggagttgggggtgttccccagagataaagctgagctattgacacacgcaaagtgctcccaagagactctccataacctgttggtccccttctcctttccacaaagtttggttgtaaaaaaaaataggcaataaatgaaaagtgcaaagcaataatcgcctttgaagttcttccctacacgttacatgctgtgctctctctgtgttatgggtgtataaataggtagaggtctgtctgcaatgaggtgatgagtaaagttttagctcagcagtcagtgcagtcatctatAATCTGAGAGACTtcagttcgagacctggtgtggggacctccttcgtaaagtaatttattcatgaacacttattgtaacacttaaattttctaaaattagaagtgtaataaaaacaaaaacaggatttttaagcctatttccacttttatttgaatacaaacacaattacaaataattttgctgcctcaacaaatataaatacaaataccaatactgggctttctgcacatccctaatttctacagtagcccagaacagacaaaccacaTACTGGCTCTAGAAAGGGCCTTTCTCGTGTTTCGCGGAATTTGTGGCCACgataggttctcctacacgcttggaggGGGAAggtgagggggaggggtattcatttggttgcaatctgcaacctcaccactagatgccactaaacccCACACACTGGTCCATTAATAGCTTACCAATTTGCAGATGTGCCCATTAAATATGCAATTTTAATCACAGCTGCTTTTCCATTAGTTCTTTGCTCCTCCAAACTGGACTGAGGGAATGGATCGGGAGC
Protein-coding regions in this window:
- the LOC121897063 gene encoding cocaine esterase-like, whose protein sequence is MGLSSSFLSNQTVSQPTQRGSTIMKLRTKQTFLFLASVLFLCVAADLHAPEVHTKLGSLRGEYVSVKGKETGVHAYLGVPFAKPPVGPALRLAAPQPVEGWEGVRDATQQPPMCIQHKQFTIDLLDKLLGMSVVLPDISEDCLYLNIYTPANKAHDGKLPVMVWIHGGGFGIGSASIYDGSALAAYQDVVVVLIQYRLGLLGFLSTGDEHISGNFGLLDQVEALRWIQQHIHNFGGDPTSVTIFGESAGGVSVSLLLLSPLSDGLFHQAIAESGTAAMDLIMINDPLPITQVVANISGCSIESTEKIADCLRNLDIDTIVTIGQDHTLRFSVTVDGHFLTKPVDELFHKHELLTVPFMTGVNNDEAGWLLAEFFAPPNWTEGMDREQIVNMLSAFYSDPKYAIIRDLMVDEYIGTGEDRVKNREGFTEMLGDAMFTIPAIKAANAHRDAGAPVYLYEYQHPPKFLQAKRPSFVGCDHGDELFTVLGFCFTTTHVKLADACPEEEEQLSRTMMSYWGNFARTGSPNGDGLVHWPKYGVDEEYLAIGITEQVIGQHLKKDRFVFLTQTVPEKIQQHMEKMEHSEL